The DNA sequence TCATAGTAAAACCCTGCCAGGAGCAGCTTTCCCAGCTCCGGGCTCTCCGTCTCCAGCGCCGGTTCAAATTCCTCCACAAAGTTTTTTTTGAAGATCCTTGACTTCCGGAAATTCTTGAAGCCGCTGCACCAATCGGAAAGAATCTCGTAAAGCTTCACCCCCACCTTCACCATTATGGGCCGATCCTGCCCCTTTTCGTAAGCGCAGTACATGAAGCCCAGAGGCCGGACCAGGTTGGGCAGATGATGCAGCAGCCAGTTCCTTTCCGTGGTCGACTCTCTCACCAGTCCGAACTCACGGGAAGAAAGATACCTGATCCCGCCGTGAAAGAGTTTCGAGGATCTCGAGGAAGTACCGAAAGCAAAATCGCGTTTATCCACCAGGCAGAAAGATATCCCCCGCAGAGCACATTCGCGGGCTATACCCGCTCCGGTAATACCCCCCCCGATGATGACCACATCGTATTCACCGGCCGCCGCTTTTTTTATCTGTTCAGCACGGCCTTCCGCACTCCATCCGGATGGTACAGTCATTGCCATATCTGATCACCTTTTCAGTCTGTATTCTTCTCCCCCGGCGAACCTCGGATCCCGGTTCAAGTTATCGATTATTTCATCTTTCTCCTGGCAAAGCGGTAGTCGGGATCATCGTCCCGTGAATCATCCAGCCCCATCTGCACGCCGGGGTTCAGGATTCCTTGCGGATCGAAATATTGTTTCAATGCACGGTAAATCCCCATATTGCGCGATCCGTGAAAGTGTTCCATCCATGGTGCCAACATCTTGCCCACCCCATGATGGTGGCTCAGGGAACCGCCGCTCTTCACTATTTCATCCACCAGCCTGGCCTGAAATTCCCGGTATTCATCGATATCATCCATCCTGGCAAAGAAGATAAAATAAAGGTTGGTCCCGTACGGATAAAAATGCGAGGCATGGGTCATGCAGACCGTTCTGGGTCGGCTTTTGGCAAAAGCGCGCACCTGTTTGTGGATCTGGTGCAGATTGCTCCAGGACACCGACGTCTCCAGTGTATCGGTGATGATCCCGTAATCCTGCAGATCCTCCCGCAGGTACGGGTCCGTGTAGCGGCTGTGTTCCCATTTTTTGGCCGCGTACCCCGTAATGGTCATCGCCCCGTGCTTGCGGGCGATGCGATGGATCTTCCTTCTCACGTTCCGGGAAAATTTCCTCTCCCCTTCCGTATGTCCGAGCATCAACGATCTGCTGCCCGGCTTGTAGCCCAACAATTTCAATGCCGAATCGAGGATGGTACCATCTATTCCGTACAATTTCAGCCCGATATCCGTCTCCTCCTGATCGGATATCCTCAACACCGAGGGCAGTCCGAATTCACCCTGGCATATCTCCCGCGAGGCATTGACGGCATCCTCCCACGTTTTGAAGATATAACCGTATCTGAATCTGTTCCGGGGCATATGCCTGAAGATCTTCATCTTCACTTCGACGAGAATGCCGAAGCATCCCTCGCTGCCCTTCATGATATCATTGACCCTGGGCCCGTTGGCACAATGAACATAATCCTCGGTCATGATTGTTCCGATCGGAGTCACATATTCCCCGCTCAGGATCAGATCATAGGCGTCGCCGTAGTAAGTGGAAGCCTGGCCCGAACTGAGCGTTACAATCCAGCCCCCCACCGATGAATACTCGAAAGACTGCGGGAAATGCCCGCCGGTGTAATCATACCTGGTGTTGTATCGCTCGCGGGCATTGTTGAGAGCCCCCTCGTATGCCGGCCCGAATATACCGGCTTCCACCGTGCAGGTCCGATCCTCCTCGTTGATCTCCACGATTTTATTCATATGCGTCTTCAACACAAGTGTGATGCCGCCCTTCTCCGGACGCAGGCCAAAATTAACCGAGGAGCCTCCCCCGAAGACATAGATGGGAATCCGTTGATCATGGCAGTAGGCCACTATCTCCGCTACCTCTTTCTTGTTGCGGGGATGAACCGTGATATCGCAGATCTCCCTGATAACGCCATCACGCAGTTCCCATGCCTCCTCGATGGTCTTCCCCGTGGAATAATACAGGCGTGAGTAATCATCGTCCGTGACGTTCCCGTCTCCGACAATCGCCTTGAACTTCTCGATATG is a window from the Bacillota bacterium genome containing:
- a CDS encoding FAD-binding oxidoreductase; translation: MSRKNKFMPEWIEEAPPEGSYRSVFKWGDPLGFRHPSKGMYRALRDVFGMSDEDFKTRHKTGFNRVDIGERPVNIEQKHIEKFKAIVGDGNVTDDDYSRLYYSTGKTIEEAWELRDGVIREICDITVHPRNKKEVAEIVAYCHDQRIPIYVFGGGSSVNFGLRPEKGGITLVLKTHMNKIVEINEEDRTCTVEAGIFGPAYEGALNNARERYNTRYDYTGGHFPQSFEYSSVGGWIVTLSSGQASTYYGDAYDLILSGEYVTPIGTIMTEDYVHCANGPRVNDIMKGSEGCFGILVEVKMKIFRHMPRNRFRYGYIFKTWEDAVNASREICQGEFGLPSVLRISDQEETDIGLKLYGIDGTILDSALKLLGYKPGSRSLMLGHTEGERKFSRNVRRKIHRIARKHGAMTITGYAAKKWEHSRYTDPYLREDLQDYGIITDTLETSVSWSNLHQIHKQVRAFAKSRPRTVCMTHASHFYPYGTNLYFIFFARMDDIDEYREFQARLVDEIVKSGGSLSHHHGVGKMLAPWMEHFHGSRNMGIYRALKQYFDPQGILNPGVQMGLDDSRDDDPDYRFARRKMK